A part of Gemmatimonadales bacterium genomic DNA contains:
- a CDS encoding isochorismatase family protein, with translation MSRLLFWDVDTQHDFMRSDGLLYVPGSEEIGPALRALTDFAHQQGIRIVASADDHVPGHRELSDTPDFKTTFPPHCMRGTPGQHKVPETPLRNPLVFEPDPMDPAKVGRHVAAHDGDILFHKHWFDVFTNANVEPVLEALAPDVIVLYGVALDVCDRYAVEGLLERRPATRLLLVTDAVRAIDAAAGERLLAEWRDRGVQMVTSDEIIGGGVLDQFRTPRDREM, from the coding sequence ATGAGCCGGCTCCTCTTCTGGGACGTCGATACCCAGCACGATTTCATGCGGTCGGACGGGTTGTTGTACGTGCCCGGCAGCGAGGAGATCGGGCCGGCGCTGCGCGCCCTGACCGACTTCGCGCACCAGCAGGGTATTCGGATCGTCGCCAGCGCGGACGACCACGTGCCCGGTCACCGCGAGCTGAGTGACACGCCCGATTTCAAGACGACCTTTCCGCCGCACTGCATGCGCGGCACCCCCGGCCAGCACAAGGTGCCCGAGACGCCACTCCGCAATCCACTGGTGTTCGAGCCGGATCCGATGGACCCGGCCAAGGTGGGGCGTCACGTGGCGGCGCACGATGGGGACATCCTGTTCCACAAGCACTGGTTCGATGTCTTCACCAATGCGAATGTCGAGCCGGTGCTCGAGGCCCTCGCGCCGGACGTGATCGTGCTCTACGGTGTGGCGCTCGACGTCTGCGATCGCTATGCCGTGGAGGGCCTGCTCGAACGGCGCCCCGCGACGCGGCTGCTGCTCGTCACCGACGCCGTCCGCGCCATCGACGCCGCGGCCGGTGAACGGCTGCTGGCCGAGTGGCGGGACCGCGGTGTTCAGATGGTGACCAGCGATGAGATTATAGGGGGCGGCGTGCTCGACCAGTTCCGCACGCCCCGCGATCGGGAGATGTGA